A window from Frischella perrara encodes these proteins:
- a CDS encoding vWA domain-containing protein, whose product MRRLPVYLVLDTSGSMHGEAIEAVKNGVQTLLTTLRQDPYALETAFISVITFNTSATQIIPLTDLLSFKIPELVATGTTSLGQALSLTADCIEKEVVKTTYETKGDWRPLVFIMTDGMPTDDWEKGIKKFEKVKKGMVIACAVGQSIDSSVLKNITEIVMQLETADSNSIKSFFKWVSASISTGSEKVESNRKEVIGLDDLPPPPPEVNIVL is encoded by the coding sequence ATGAGAAGACTACCTGTTTATCTTGTATTAGACACTTCTGGGTCCATGCACGGAGAAGCAATAGAAGCGGTTAAAAATGGTGTACAAACTCTATTAACTACTCTTAGACAAGATCCCTACGCCCTTGAAACAGCTTTTATTTCAGTAATTACATTTAATACTTCCGCCACTCAAATTATACCATTGACCGATTTATTAAGCTTCAAAATTCCAGAACTTGTAGCTACAGGTACAACATCATTAGGTCAAGCATTAAGTCTTACCGCAGATTGTATTGAGAAAGAGGTTGTTAAAACAACCTATGAAACAAAAGGAGATTGGCGACCTCTTGTCTTTATAATGACAGATGGAATGCCTACTGACGATTGGGAAAAAGGGATAAAAAAATTCGAAAAAGTGAAGAAAGGTATGGTTATAGCATGTGCTGTAGGACAATCAATTGATAGTTCTGTATTAAAAAATATCACAGAAATAGTCATGCAACTAGAAACTGCCGATTCAAATTCAATTAAATCATTCTTTAAATGGGTATCTGCAAGTATTTCTACTGGAAGTGAAAAAGTGGAATCAAATCGAAAAGAAGTTATCGGATTAGATGATTTACCGCCACCGCCACCTGAAGTCAACATCGTTTTATAA
- a CDS encoding vWA domain-containing protein, which translates to MRRLPVYLVIDTSGSMRGESINAVNVGIQSMLNALRQDPYALESVYISIITFDNEAREIVPLTALEQFQFQDLSVPSSGATFTGASLECLINSINRDVKKSNSEQKGDWRPMVFLMTDGKPSDMFAYTEACKAIKNIAIASIVCCAIGKKADTEHLKLLSSQIVALETLDSNAFAGFFKWISVSVASGSSSSGINISSDDLPPPPPEIQLVL; encoded by the coding sequence ATGAGAAGGCTTCCTGTATATCTAGTAATTGACACTTCTGGTTCAATGCGTGGCGAATCAATTAATGCAGTTAATGTTGGGATACAATCAATGCTCAACGCACTTAGACAAGATCCCTATGCTCTCGAAAGTGTTTATATATCAATCATTACCTTTGATAACGAAGCACGAGAAATCGTCCCATTAACCGCCTTAGAACAATTTCAATTTCAAGATTTATCCGTACCGAGTTCTGGAGCAACATTTACAGGTGCATCATTAGAATGTCTAATAAACAGCATAAATCGTGATGTTAAAAAATCAAATAGTGAACAAAAAGGTGACTGGCGCCCTATGGTTTTCTTAATGACAGATGGAAAACCATCAGACATGTTTGCTTACACGGAGGCCTGTAAAGCAATTAAGAATATTGCCATTGCTTCGATAGTTTGTTGTGCGATCGGAAAAAAAGCAGATACAGAACATTTAAAATTACTTTCATCACAAATTGTTGCCCTAGAAACCTTAGATTCGAATGCTTTTGCCGGTTTTTTTAAGTGGATTTCGGTTAGTGTTGCATCAGGAAGTTCCAGTTCAGGTATTAATATTAGTTCAGATGATCTGCCTCCACCGCCACCTGAAATACAACTAGTTTTATAA
- a CDS encoding PP2C family serine/threonine-protein phosphatase: MNSSDNIYQKVISAIISDISQDQVEQLIKTNSITVVIDQAIKTIATTYQQLKSDSSSQNNDNPSNFTLALPYIVPITHWLELKPEIDVQLTKLDELQRQNTSSDSSENPITNTKNLISYSPRFHLPNMKVGNNYSAKIEIDSPYADADIIIENVLFNQQNLNLTFNKQTNTIEGTPKISGTFSLDIIWTVADYVSQTTKIDIIINPDPNSLWKDIPADENDIYYKPSLAHQFIKTDQLKIAAASCRGRSHAHVGSFRDDDFFVDSLSNGWNITIVADGAGSAKNSRKGSQLAVNTVGQYLKHQLLDSANQDLLSCVKKWDHVSTQTVGTQFKTWFRDAVLLAIKQLEVEADKTNRPLKSYSTTLLVAVTLKIDNDLFAATFSVGDGAIAAFSYKDNIRLLANADNGEFAGQTRFLDNSILREADFYSRIRIGKWQEINYFLLMTDGISDPKFETDFQLNNKDKWIQLIDELNPLLATPMNPAKALLDWMKFPSPGHHDDRTLVIIW, from the coding sequence ATGAATAGTTCTGATAATATTTATCAAAAAGTTATCTCTGCCATTATTTCTGATATTTCACAAGATCAGGTAGAACAACTAATTAAAACCAATTCAATTACTGTTGTTATTGATCAGGCAATCAAGACTATCGCTACTACATATCAACAATTAAAATCGGATAGTAGTAGTCAGAACAATGATAATCCGTCTAATTTTACACTCGCTCTACCTTATATTGTCCCTATAACACATTGGTTGGAGTTAAAACCTGAAATAGATGTGCAATTAACAAAATTAGATGAATTGCAAAGGCAAAATACGAGTAGCGATTCGTCTGAAAATCCAATCACTAATACAAAAAATCTAATATCCTATTCACCTCGATTTCATTTACCAAATATGAAAGTAGGTAATAATTATTCTGCTAAAATTGAAATTGATTCTCCATACGCTGATGCTGATATTATTATTGAGAATGTTTTATTTAATCAACAAAATTTAAATCTTACTTTTAATAAACAAACTAATACTATTGAGGGTACGCCTAAAATATCGGGTACTTTTAGTCTTGATATCATCTGGACAGTTGCAGATTATGTATCGCAAACAACTAAAATAGATATTATCATTAATCCGGATCCTAATAGTTTATGGAAAGATATTCCTGCTGATGAAAATGACATTTATTATAAACCAAGTTTAGCCCATCAGTTTATCAAAACAGATCAACTGAAAATTGCTGCAGCAAGTTGCCGTGGTCGATCACATGCTCATGTGGGTTCCTTTAGAGATGACGATTTTTTTGTTGATAGTTTATCTAATGGATGGAATATCACTATTGTTGCTGATGGCGCTGGTAGTGCTAAAAATTCAAGAAAAGGATCACAATTAGCGGTAAATACGGTTGGACAATATCTTAAACATCAACTATTAGATAGTGCTAATCAGGATCTTTTAAGTTGTGTAAAAAAATGGGATCATGTTTCGACCCAAACTGTTGGTACTCAATTTAAAACTTGGTTCCGTGATGCTGTATTACTCGCAATTAAACAACTAGAAGTAGAGGCAGATAAAACTAATCGCCCTCTCAAATCATATTCAACGACGTTATTAGTTGCCGTTACTTTAAAAATCGATAATGACTTATTTGCTGCCACATTTTCCGTCGGTGATGGCGCTATTGCAGCGTTTAGTTATAAAGATAATATTCGTTTATTAGCAAACGCAGATAACGGTGAATTTGCAGGACAAACACGTTTTTTAGATAATTCTATTTTGCGAGAAGCTGATTTTTATAGCCGAATTCGCATAGGAAAATGGCAAGAAATAAATTATTTCCTATTAATGACCGATGGAATTTCTGATCCTAAATTTGAAACTGATTTTCAACTGAATAATAAAGATAAATGGATACAATTAATCGACGAACTTAATCCGCTCTTAGCAACACCAATGAATCCTGCAAAAGCGTTATTAGATTGGATGAAATTCCCATCTCCAGGCCATCATGATGACCGAACTTTAGTTATCATTTGGTAA
- a CDS encoding TerY-C metal binding domain-containing protein, with the protein MRRLPVFFLLDCSESMIGGNLDKLKKGLQDIVMDLRKDPHALETVYISIIAFAGKAKTIVPLIDLISFYPPMLPIGGGTSLGAALRELRYQIDNKLHKTTPDCKGDWKPIVYLITDGHPTDRVGEELRIWREKYAQKVNFIAVSLGNSSDISVLHQLTETVIILNDNHQESFTHFIKWITASVSSHSQNINKDIALLNDYNNVLNLSDAKNYKPYDENCVVLVGKCSNTIRPYLIKYNLVDNVINLSKDQQQKYQLTGCYPVDNEYFDWSDEIKTSILVNTNQLIGTPTCPHCSNPSAFAMCSCGNLLCIDHTGLVTCPWCNQYLEFNMDMPNEDFDVIRGKG; encoded by the coding sequence ATGAGAAGATTACCCGTTTTTTTTCTATTAGACTGCTCCGAATCAATGATTGGGGGGAATCTGGATAAATTAAAGAAAGGACTACAAGATATTGTTATGGATCTTAGAAAAGATCCACATGCGCTTGAAACAGTTTACATTTCTATTATTGCATTTGCAGGTAAAGCTAAAACAATTGTTCCTTTAATTGATTTGATTTCATTTTACCCGCCAATGTTACCAATTGGTGGCGGAACATCATTAGGGGCAGCTTTACGTGAGTTAAGGTATCAAATTGATAACAAATTACATAAAACTACTCCAGACTGTAAAGGTGATTGGAAACCAATCGTTTATCTAATAACAGATGGTCATCCTACTGATAGAGTTGGCGAAGAATTACGTATTTGGCGAGAAAAATATGCCCAGAAAGTTAATTTTATTGCAGTAAGCTTAGGTAATTCAAGTGACATAAGCGTATTACATCAACTAACAGAAACAGTCATAATATTAAATGATAATCATCAAGAGAGCTTTACACATTTCATTAAATGGATTACCGCTTCCGTTTCCTCACATAGTCAAAATATAAATAAAGATATTGCATTATTAAATGATTATAACAATGTATTAAACTTGTCTGATGCCAAGAATTATAAACCTTATGATGAAAATTGTGTGGTACTTGTCGGCAAATGCTCAAATACGATTCGCCCTTATTTAATCAAATATAATTTAGTTGATAATGTGATTAATCTTAGTAAAGATCAACAACAGAAATACCAGCTAACTGGGTGTTATCCTGTTGACAACGAATATTTCGATTGGAGTGATGAAATAAAAACAAGCATATTAGTTAATACTAATCAACTTATTGGAACACCTACGTGTCCACATTGCAGTAATCCTTCTGCTTTTGCAATGTGTTCATGTGGAAACCTTTTATGCATTGACCATACTGGCTTAGTAACATGCCCTTGGTGTAATCAATATTTAGAATTTAATATGGATATGCCAAATGAGGATTTTGATGTAATAAGAGGGAAAGGATAA
- a CDS encoding ATP-grasp domain-containing protein: MINRIWFMESFSSQRDIILAVKDFAKKNHVKIEVFASHRENRKEILSTADFSIIEPSEETQRLSFITKVITQYKIDVLYVVKNTLWYEQHRHEIEATGVTLITGASNIDLLKLSNNKMDFALFMEQQQLPVVPSILIDNVEELQKNIAHPPFDKLCIKPVYGIYGMGFWRFENNISPFRILSNPEERGIRPDIFLQLYATLKQPTPMVLMPYLYSPESSVDIFASKGEVLCAIAREKHGSKQIIRNEGVAFELACRCASAMQADGLVNVQTRNDKDGQPLLLEINMRPSGGIGNTLHSGVNLPGLMAMYHLKLLNKTQVQALYKQHFKYAEVISTSSVIQYPNNLTNLITI, translated from the coding sequence ATGATAAATAGAATTTGGTTTATGGAGAGCTTCTCATCACAACGAGACATAATTTTAGCAGTAAAAGATTTTGCTAAAAAAAATCATGTAAAAATCGAAGTCTTTGCTTCTCATCGAGAAAATAGAAAAGAAATTTTATCCACAGCTGATTTTTCTATTATTGAACCTTCAGAAGAGACACAGCGATTATCTTTTATTACTAAAGTTATTACTCAATATAAAATTGATGTGTTATACGTTGTTAAAAATACGCTTTGGTATGAACAACATCGTCATGAAATAGAAGCAACCGGAGTAACATTAATTACAGGTGCAAGTAATATAGATTTATTAAAGCTATCAAATAATAAGATGGATTTTGCCCTGTTTATGGAACAGCAGCAATTACCAGTTGTTCCTTCAATATTAATTGATAATGTTGAAGAATTACAAAAAAATATTGCTCATCCTCCCTTTGATAAATTATGTATTAAACCTGTTTATGGTATTTATGGCATGGGATTTTGGCGATTCGAGAACAACATATCCCCATTTAGAATCTTGTCCAATCCGGAAGAAAGGGGTATTAGGCCTGATATTTTTCTACAATTATATGCCACCTTAAAACAACCTACACCAATGGTTTTAATGCCATATCTATACTCCCCCGAATCTTCAGTCGACATTTTCGCAAGTAAAGGTGAAGTACTTTGTGCTATAGCTAGAGAAAAGCATGGTAGTAAGCAAATAATTAGAAATGAAGGTGTAGCTTTTGAACTTGCCTGTCGTTGTGCAAGTGCCATGCAAGCTGATGGCTTAGTAAATGTTCAGACACGTAATGATAAAGATGGTCAACCATTATTACTGGAAATTAATATGAGGCCTTCGGGTGGTATTGGCAATACTTTGCATAGTGGTGTTAATTTACCAGGTTTAATGGCAATGTATCATTTAAAATTGTTAAATAAAACTCAAGTTCAAGCTCTATATAAACAACATTTTAAATACGCAGAAGTTATTTCAACATCTTCCGTAATTCAATACCCAAATAATTTAACCAACTTAATCACTATATAG
- a CDS encoding phosphoribosyltransferase domain-containing protein: MINQKKTLKRGTLSINYKMGKFSTDELFDIAERNNPKRAFLFVSKVLGKHIPVSPAKMRKSYRELSQMLPDNINGEAIFIGMAETAVGLAAGVFHEAKSKFDKAFLLTSTRHAMDAELLCEFKENHSHATDHLIYLPQDKTMRTSLNQAENLILIDDEMTTGNTFRNLIQSLWNTNYFKNIKRIIILTLVNWNQEPISYPDVEVQCYALLNGNWSWQPDLNASPPTMPEVNITNQSDNVIIGPQDWGRLGSHESHDNLGQQIAVQPDKSILVIGSGEFLWKPFLLAERLEKQGAKVLFGSTTRSPIAIGSAIKSAISFTDNYGQGIPNFIYNIAHQEFDKILLCVETAEHSIDQSFLKQLKAITSDVEVVCYA, translated from the coding sequence ATGATCAATCAAAAGAAAACATTAAAACGAGGAACCCTTTCTATTAATTATAAAATGGGGAAATTCTCTACAGATGAATTATTTGATATCGCTGAGAGGAATAATCCAAAACGAGCTTTTCTATTTGTTAGTAAAGTATTAGGTAAACATATCCCTGTATCGCCTGCAAAAATGCGAAAAAGTTATCGTGAACTAAGTCAAATGTTACCAGATAATATTAATGGCGAAGCAATTTTTATCGGTATGGCCGAAACAGCTGTTGGATTAGCCGCTGGTGTTTTTCACGAAGCAAAAAGTAAGTTTGATAAGGCATTTTTATTAACATCAACTCGTCATGCAATGGATGCTGAATTGTTATGTGAATTTAAAGAAAACCATAGCCATGCCACGGATCATTTAATTTATCTTCCTCAAGATAAAACAATGCGCACAAGTTTGAATCAGGCTGAAAATCTAATTCTAATTGATGATGAAATGACAACAGGAAACACTTTTAGAAATCTTATTCAGTCCTTGTGGAATACAAATTATTTTAAAAATATAAAACGTATAATTATTTTGACACTTGTTAATTGGAATCAAGAACCAATAAGCTATCCTGACGTAGAGGTACAATGTTATGCATTGTTAAATGGTAATTGGTCTTGGCAGCCCGATTTAAATGCTTCACCACCAACAATGCCAGAGGTCAATATTACCAACCAGAGTGATAACGTTATAATTGGTCCTCAGGATTGGGGAAGATTAGGCAGTCACGAAAGTCATGATAATTTGGGGCAGCAAATCGCTGTTCAACCGGATAAATCCATATTAGTTATTGGTAGTGGAGAATTTCTATGGAAACCTTTTTTATTAGCTGAACGCTTAGAAAAACAAGGGGCAAAAGTGTTATTTGGTTCAACAACACGTTCCCCTATTGCTATAGGTTCTGCTATAAAGTCAGCGATTTCTTTTACTGATAATTATGGTCAAGGTATACCTAATTTTATTTATAATATTGCTCATCAAGAGTTTGATAAAATCTTATTATGTGTTGAAACCGCAGAACACAGCATAGACCAAAGTTTCTTAAAACAATTGAAAGCAATAACATCTGACGTTGAGGTAGTTTGTTATGCTTGA
- a CDS encoding helix-hairpin-helix domain-containing protein: MARIINCVTKSGKHVNYVDEIIGAGTMKNVYFSSDKSYVIAFYQKPQNQQARERIEMITGSYYQNIFNQQGGDYWHELFCWPTDIVEHMGQLGLVIPTYHKHFFFKYGSKNNDFLNIKGREKEGKWFASASNRNKFLDPREKGTLLTYLKICLQLSRAVRRLHAAGLCHSDLSYKNVLIDPELGHACIIDIDGLVVPGKFPPDVVGTPDFIAPEVVKTAHLNKDDPKRILPSITTDRHALSVLIYMYLLYRHPLRGGKVHDINDEIRDESMTMGEKALFIEHPSDKSNRVNTNQISPAALPWADPTKIPYTVMGPYLSKLFERAFIEGLHEPLKRPTADEWETALVKTIDLIQPCQNKQCEQQWYVFSGKTAPSCPYCGTAYKGKLPILNLYSSRIAGSYRPDDHRLMVWSGQSLYPWHINRLIAPNERLSDHLKKRVGYFIFHNNQWWLVNEGIKDLVSLPDQTKIAIGDKIELNDNRQILLSREDGGRLVVVQLVDN, translated from the coding sequence ATGGCTAGAATTATTAATTGTGTAACTAAAAGCGGTAAACATGTTAATTATGTTGACGAAATAATTGGTGCAGGAACGATGAAAAATGTTTATTTTTCATCAGATAAATCCTATGTTATAGCTTTTTATCAAAAACCACAAAATCAACAAGCTCGTGAACGCATTGAGATGATTACGGGATCTTATTACCAAAATATATTCAACCAACAAGGTGGAGACTATTGGCATGAATTATTTTGTTGGCCGACAGATATTGTTGAACATATGGGACAATTAGGTTTAGTTATACCAACCTATCATAAGCACTTCTTTTTTAAATATGGTTCCAAAAATAATGATTTTCTTAACATTAAAGGGAGAGAAAAAGAAGGTAAATGGTTTGCCAGTGCTAGTAACCGTAATAAATTTCTTGATCCTCGTGAAAAAGGAACATTATTAACCTATCTAAAAATTTGTCTACAATTATCACGTGCGGTAAGAAGATTGCATGCAGCAGGTTTATGTCACAGCGATTTAAGCTATAAAAATGTATTAATTGATCCTGAATTAGGTCATGCTTGTATTATAGATATTGATGGATTAGTTGTACCGGGCAAATTTCCTCCTGATGTGGTAGGTACTCCAGATTTTATTGCACCGGAGGTTGTAAAAACAGCGCATCTAAATAAAGATGATCCAAAACGTATATTACCTAGCATAACAACCGATCGGCACGCATTATCTGTATTAATATATATGTACTTACTTTATCGCCATCCTTTAAGAGGTGGAAAAGTACATGATATCAATGATGAGATACGAGATGAGTCAATGACAATGGGGGAAAAAGCGCTATTTATAGAACACCCTTCTGACAAAAGTAACAGAGTCAATACTAATCAAATCTCACCTGCTGCATTACCATGGGCAGATCCAACTAAAATTCCATATACCGTTATGGGTCCTTATTTATCTAAATTATTTGAACGTGCGTTTATTGAAGGGTTACACGAGCCATTAAAACGCCCTACTGCTGATGAATGGGAAACCGCACTAGTTAAAACGATTGATTTAATTCAACCATGTCAAAATAAACAGTGTGAACAACAATGGTACGTTTTTTCGGGTAAAACAGCGCCTTCTTGCCCCTATTGTGGCACAGCTTACAAAGGTAAATTACCTATTTTAAATCTTTATTCATCTCGTATCGCAGGGAGTTATCGACCTGATGACCATCGGCTTATGGTATGGAGTGGGCAATCACTCTACCCGTGGCATATCAATCGATTGATCGCACCTAATGAAAGACTAAGTGACCATTTAAAAAAACGGGTCGGCTATTTTATATTTCATAATAACCAATGGTGGTTGGTGAATGAAGGTATCAAAGATTTAGTTTCGTTACCCGACCAAACAAAAATAGCGATTGGAGATAAAATCGAACTTAATGATAATCGCCAAATCTTATTGTCCCGTGAAGATGGGGGTCGATTGGTTGTTGTACAATTGGTGGATAATTAA
- a CDS encoding TerD family protein, with product MSVSLKKGQGVSLSKSQFDLSQVTIGLGWDVAEKRLSFSEFFKNLFSGNNEDYDLDVIAFLCDKNGKITNLGTVENGKQTLDNGDIIFFNNMIHKTGNVWLTGDNRTGEGEGDDEQIILKLNALSNQYYKIVFIVQIYDGAQRKQHFGDVQNAFIRAVDANNIEMVRFDLSTSSEFVNKRSMIFAELNREANGWQFKAIGNASESDTFVSYIERYS from the coding sequence ATGTCGGTTAGTTTAAAAAAAGGTCAAGGAGTTAGTCTATCAAAAAGTCAATTTGATCTTTCTCAAGTGACTATTGGTTTAGGTTGGGATGTGGCTGAAAAGCGATTATCTTTTTCTGAATTTTTCAAAAATTTATTTAGTGGTAATAACGAAGATTATGATTTAGATGTTATCGCATTCTTATGTGATAAAAATGGCAAAATTACCAACTTAGGAACGGTGGAAAATGGTAAACAGACGTTAGACAACGGCGATATTATATTTTTCAACAATATGATTCATAAAACAGGAAATGTTTGGCTTACTGGTGATAATAGGACCGGCGAAGGCGAAGGTGATGATGAACAGATTATTTTAAAACTAAATGCATTAAGCAATCAGTATTATAAAATTGTCTTTATTGTACAAATATATGATGGAGCTCAACGTAAACAACACTTTGGTGATGTTCAAAATGCATTTATTCGCGCGGTAGATGCCAATAATATTGAAATGGTACGCTTTGACCTTTCAACTAGTAGTGAATTTGTTAATAAACGTTCAATGATTTTTGCTGAATTAAATCGTGAAGCAAACGGCTGGCAATTTAAAGCAATTGGTAATGCAAGTGAATCCGATACATTTGTATCATATATAGAAAGGTATTCATAA
- a CDS encoding HAD family hydrolase: MKVFFDFDGTLTTKDSLIPFLIYTVGWPMALLKVILLLPLLCRYLFNRELRDEVKNRALQVYLSKFSKQELDQYASQFVTKILPTMMRPQAIALLEKHMANGDECILVSASIDLYLLPWVKQNGFVKLISTPYIGNYPTMMGKNCYGEEKVHQILKNYPDLSKEDSCAYGDTIGDIPMLKLVKTGFMWSNKEQKYLPFN, from the coding sequence ATGAAAGTTTTTTTTGATTTTGATGGTACTCTTACAACAAAAGATTCATTAATACCATTTCTTATCTATACCGTTGGTTGGCCAATGGCTTTACTTAAAGTTATTTTACTTCTTCCATTATTATGTCGGTATTTATTTAATCGAGAATTACGTGATGAAGTTAAAAACAGAGCACTTCAGGTCTATCTTTCGAAATTTTCAAAACAAGAACTTGATCAATATGCTTCACAATTTGTTACGAAAATTTTGCCTACAATGATGCGTCCGCAAGCAATTGCCCTATTAGAGAAGCACATGGCTAATGGTGACGAGTGCATTTTGGTAAGCGCATCAATTGATCTGTATCTGTTACCATGGGTAAAACAAAATGGTTTCGTCAAACTTATATCGACACCTTATATCGGTAACTATCCAACAATGATGGGCAAAAATTGCTATGGCGAAGAAAAAGTCCACCAAATTCTAAAGAACTATCCCGATCTCTCAAAAGAAGATAGTTGTGCATATGGCGATACAATTGGTGATATTCCAATGCTGAAGTTAGTTAAAACAGGTTTTATGTGGTCAAATAAAGAGCAAAAGTACTTACCTTTCAATTAA